One genomic window of Sulfuricurvum sp. includes the following:
- a CDS encoding MFS transporter, giving the protein MKFGELKKEGHWPSLLAAFLYFDFSFMMWTMLGPLATEINETLSAAGNALNDAQIATLLALPILSGALLRILLGFFVDKFGPKKTALGSQLIVIFTLFFAFFQSDAITYNQLLLVALGLGFGGASFAVALPQAGQWYPPRLQGVVLGIAGAGNIGVVIDFLFAPKIAQVWGWPSVFLVGGILSTIIFIAYVFLAKDAPLSVYRPNPKKFKDYMKLLRDKDTWWFNLFYAVSFGGFVGFANYMKVYLMNTYQSDMSAIGLDMLNEDNVKVMAGYFGALCIFAGAVLRPVGGAIADKMGGIKSLYVFYGSIVLLSLITALIHLPFWAAITVMFLIMANLGMANGSVFQLVPQRFGKDIGIMTGLIGAAGGLGGSALIKTFGWSQGAFDGYAAGFLIFAGFVMLAISGISLVKTRWRTTWGATAGARI; this is encoded by the coding sequence ATGAAATTCGGTGAATTAAAAAAAGAGGGGCACTGGCCGTCGCTGCTGGCTGCCTTTTTGTATTTCGACTTTAGTTTTATGATGTGGACGATGCTCGGTCCATTGGCAACAGAGATTAATGAGACCCTTAGTGCTGCAGGCAATGCTCTTAATGATGCTCAGATTGCAACCTTGCTTGCCCTTCCTATCTTATCCGGTGCATTGCTTCGGATTCTTCTCGGATTTTTCGTGGACAAATTCGGACCGAAGAAGACGGCTCTCGGCTCACAGCTGATCGTCATTTTTACCCTCTTTTTCGCATTTTTCCAATCCGATGCAATTACCTATAATCAGTTGCTTCTGGTAGCGCTCGGTCTCGGATTCGGCGGTGCGTCGTTTGCCGTTGCTCTTCCGCAAGCAGGACAGTGGTATCCACCGCGATTGCAAGGGGTTGTTTTGGGTATTGCGGGTGCGGGAAATATCGGTGTCGTCATCGACTTTTTGTTTGCACCGAAAATCGCACAAGTCTGGGGATGGCCGTCGGTCTTTCTGGTCGGCGGGATTCTATCGACAATTATTTTCATCGCCTATGTGTTCTTGGCGAAAGATGCACCCTTAAGCGTCTATAGACCGAATCCGAAAAAATTCAAAGATTATATGAAGTTGCTTCGCGATAAAGACACATGGTGGTTTAACCTCTTTTATGCCGTCTCATTCGGAGGGTTTGTCGGATTTGCCAACTATATGAAAGTCTATCTGATGAACACCTATCAAAGCGATATGTCCGCAATCGGTCTGGATATGTTAAATGAAGATAATGTCAAAGTAATGGCAGGATATTTCGGAGCACTTTGCATCTTTGCCGGTGCAGTACTTCGTCCGGTCGGCGGAGCTATCGCCGATAAAATGGGAGGCATTAAATCCCTCTACGTATTTTATGGTAGTATTGTATTACTATCACTTATCACGGCATTGATCCATTTGCCGTTTTGGGCAGCGATTACGGTCATGTTTTTGATCATGGCAAATCTCGGGATGGCAAACGGATCGGTATTCCAGCTCGTCCCGCAACGGTTCGGTAAAGATATCGGTATCATGACGGGGCTCATCGGTGCGGCAGGCGGCTTGGGCGGATCGGCATTGATCAAAACGTTCGGTTGGTCGCAGGGTGCATTTGATGGCTACGCTGCCGGATTTTTGATTTTTGCCGGATTCGTCATGCTGGCGATATCAGGGATCTCCTTGGTCAAAACCCGCTGGAGAACAACATGGGGTGCGACTGCAGGTGCCCGGATTTAA
- the mscL gene encoding large conductance mechanosensitive channel protein MscL: protein MLSEFKKFLISGNVVDMAVGFIFGAAFATVVKSLVSNVIMPPVGLLMGGVDFSSLFIALDGKEYPSLSALDAAGAPAIKLGVFFNDAISFTILGFVMFMMVKAYNKLKAAEPEAEPAAPTTKVCAECAMEIPLAAKTCPYCKSAQ from the coding sequence ATGCTTAGCGAATTCAAAAAATTTCTTATCTCGGGAAATGTGGTCGATATGGCGGTCGGGTTTATCTTTGGGGCAGCCTTTGCAACGGTTGTTAAATCATTAGTCAGTAATGTGATCATGCCGCCGGTCGGACTGTTGATGGGCGGTGTCGATTTTTCATCGTTGTTTATCGCACTTGACGGTAAAGAATACCCGTCATTATCGGCTTTGGATGCGGCCGGTGCTCCGGCAATCAAGCTGGGCGTTTTTTTCAATGATGCCATTTCGTTTACCATTCTAGGTTTTGTCATGTTTATGATGGTAAAAGCCTACAATAAACTCAAAGCTGCCGAACCGGAAGCGGAACCGGCTGCACCGACGACAAAAGTATGCGCAGAATGTGCGATGGAAATTCCTCTCGCGGCAAAAACCTGCCCTTACTGCAAAAGTGCGCAGTAA
- a CDS encoding diguanylate cyclase — MFHKYEIVERQNNALQKLNEIAAISNLDPKETLLQALIVGKEYFGLEFAIVSHIVGENYTVEVQSSPTDTLYDGQLFALGSTYCKTTLEIDDVLAITDVTKSQYVGHPCHKEFALVSYIGAPVRVNSEIYGTINFSSPNGRYLEYDEIDYEFMRLLARWAGSFLERKFALDELYFAKKRFEMIFENNASGIFVVNNSGQIMMANRRFCDIIGYSKDELLGQNTQLIHITQESYETVKEKFSVAHNNLSLKLEYTLKRKDQKYIDCEFFGAPIELEKQSVGIVWSILDITSEKKLQHQLEEQASTDYLTGLFNRRYFTGRLEEEIFRVQRNKNNATALMMLDLDKFKNINDTFGHLAGDEVLKRFTSILKRNLRKTDISGRIGGEEFAVILPDTTIDRAVVLANRIREEVSNHTVKYGREKIIFTVSIGLTVLSYEDSNFDTALARVDNALYSAKMNGRNRVEQK, encoded by the coding sequence TTGTTCCATAAATATGAAATTGTTGAACGGCAAAATAATGCTCTCCAAAAACTTAATGAAATTGCCGCTATATCCAACCTGGATCCGAAGGAGACATTACTTCAAGCACTCATTGTCGGGAAAGAGTATTTCGGTCTGGAGTTTGCTATTGTCAGTCATATTGTCGGTGAAAATTATACAGTTGAAGTTCAATCGTCGCCGACAGATACCCTGTATGACGGGCAACTGTTCGCACTTGGTTCTACATATTGTAAAACGACATTGGAAATAGATGACGTTCTCGCCATTACCGATGTTACAAAGTCACAATATGTCGGTCATCCATGTCATAAAGAATTTGCTCTCGTATCTTATATCGGTGCGCCCGTCAGAGTGAATTCTGAAATATACGGAACAATCAATTTTTCTTCACCGAACGGCAGATATTTGGAATACGATGAAATCGATTATGAATTTATGCGGTTATTAGCACGATGGGCTGGATCTTTTTTGGAGCGGAAGTTCGCACTCGATGAATTGTATTTTGCCAAAAAACGGTTTGAAATGATCTTTGAAAATAATGCTTCCGGTATTTTTGTGGTTAATAACAGTGGTCAGATCATGATGGCGAATAGACGTTTTTGCGACATTATCGGATATTCAAAGGATGAATTGTTAGGGCAGAATACACAGCTTATTCATATTACTCAGGAATCGTATGAAACCGTCAAAGAAAAATTTAGCGTAGCGCACAATAATCTGTCACTAAAACTTGAATATACACTCAAAAGAAAAGATCAGAAATATATTGATTGCGAGTTTTTTGGTGCACCAATAGAGCTTGAGAAACAAAGTGTAGGGATTGTATGGAGTATTTTAGATATTACAAGTGAAAAAAAGCTTCAGCATCAGCTCGAAGAGCAAGCTTCTACGGATTATTTGACCGGATTGTTTAATCGAAGATATTTTACTGGCCGTTTGGAAGAAGAAATTTTTAGAGTACAGCGTAATAAAAATAATGCTACCGCTTTAATGATGCTGGACTTAGATAAATTCAAAAATATCAATGATACTTTCGGACATCTGGCCGGTGATGAAGTATTAAAAAGATTCACGAGTATTTTAAAAAGAAATTTACGTAAAACGGATATTTCAGGTAGAATCGGAGGAGAAGAGTTTGCTGTGATTTTACCTGATACGACAATAGACAGAGCAGTTGTCTTAGCCAACCGGATTCGAGAAGAAGTATCCAATCATACGGTAAAGTATGGTAGGGAGAAAATAATTTTTACGGTGAGTATCGGCCTGACAGTATTGTCGTATGAGGACAGTAATTTTGATACTGCTTTGGCCCGTGTTGATAATGCATTGTATTCGGCCAAAATGAATGGGCGTAATAGAGTCGAGCAAAAATAA
- a CDS encoding Rrf2 family transcriptional regulator: MLSSACQDTIRAAVWLSTKPAGEFHRIQVISDALDLPFPFLAKSLQKLVHAHLLISQRGATGGVTLAREASEITLLSIIEAVDGTTFFDACVLGIGDCEAEKPCALHAQWDIWRQEMLEMYAAMRLSDITDDVTLRKVKRI; this comes from the coding sequence ATGCTCTCTTCCGCTTGTCAAGATACGATCCGAGCCGCAGTATGGCTCTCAACCAAACCGGCAGGAGAATTCCATCGAATACAAGTGATCAGTGACGCGCTCGATCTTCCCTTCCCTTTTTTGGCAAAATCGCTTCAGAAACTGGTCCATGCACATCTTCTAATCTCTCAACGCGGTGCGACAGGCGGTGTCACGCTCGCACGCGAAGCTTCGGAAATTACACTCTTATCCATTATAGAAGCCGTGGACGGAACCACCTTTTTTGATGCCTGCGTTTTGGGGATCGGAGATTGTGAAGCGGAAAAACCGTGTGCCCTGCATGCCCAATGGGATATATGGAGACAAGAGATGCTGGAGATGTATGCAGCAATGCGCTTAAGTGATATTACGGATGACGTCACTTTACGAAAAGTAAAACGGATTTAA
- a CDS encoding glycine zipper domain-containing protein, giving the protein MSNKLLLSCIAVVFINAGAEAGQIDGNAVLGSMLGAGVGSAVGSSAGGKDGAIIGGGVGGALGAALGSSKEPSRVNNRYYYQDEHRRHHREHYGYRYGHDRD; this is encoded by the coding sequence ATGTCGAACAAACTATTACTCTCATGTATTGCTGTAGTATTTATAAACGCGGGTGCGGAAGCCGGGCAAATTGACGGCAATGCGGTACTGGGAAGTATGCTAGGTGCAGGTGTAGGCTCTGCCGTGGGTTCATCTGCCGGAGGTAAAGACGGTGCAATCATCGGCGGAGGTGTAGGAGGTGCTCTCGGAGCAGCTCTCGGCAGCAGCAAGGAACCCTCAAGGGTAAATAATCGGTACTATTATCAGGATGAACATAGAAGACATCACAGAGAACATTATGGATATCGTTACGGACATGATCGAGATTAA
- a CDS encoding CmpA/NrtA family ABC transporter substrate-binding protein, translated as MKCLNVLGKGALLLSIAASIAMAAPEKTNLKIGFIALTDCAPIVIAKEKGFFAKHGLNVDVVKEGGGWAGIQQKVISGEYDYSHALAGMPLAATLGISGNTPMYALLSLDYNGNAITFGNDVITQMEKYGLDAVKRPVTSASLKKLIDAKHAAEGAKYKPLEFGMVFPVSTHNYEIRYWMAMSGIDPDADTTLKVVPPPQMVANLQAGNIDGYCVGEPWNERAVMANLGSSLVTNYDIWNNKPEKVLMSTKSFADKNPETTQAVMQSIIEAQKWLDASWDNRKEASAILSKKEYVNAPKDIIDNSMTGTFQFLKGKPSEPNPMFNVFANDYAAYPFYSHGMWYLTQMIRWGQIDKPIDMKKTVEAVYRPDLFAKAAKSVGYSLPASPWKIDGKDQYNKFIDGKVFDPNHAVDYIYDTKVNHAKVSKTALAKANTWKVKTLQPAYVCPYGPAGCANPKYIK; from the coding sequence ATGAAATGCTTGAATGTTTTAGGAAAAGGTGCTTTGCTACTCTCCATCGCCGCTTCTATTGCGATGGCTGCACCGGAAAAAACAAATCTGAAAATCGGTTTCATCGCCCTAACCGATTGTGCGCCGATCGTTATTGCAAAAGAGAAAGGATTCTTTGCCAAACACGGTTTGAACGTTGACGTTGTAAAAGAAGGCGGCGGCTGGGCCGGCATTCAGCAAAAAGTGATCAGCGGCGAATACGACTATTCCCACGCACTTGCGGGAATGCCGTTAGCAGCGACACTCGGCATCAGCGGAAATACACCGATGTATGCCCTCCTCTCCCTCGATTACAACGGTAATGCGATCACTTTCGGAAACGATGTCATCACACAAATGGAAAAATACGGTTTGGATGCGGTCAAGCGCCCAGTTACCTCTGCTTCGCTCAAAAAACTGATCGATGCCAAGCATGCCGCTGAAGGCGCAAAATATAAACCGCTTGAATTCGGTATGGTATTCCCTGTCTCTACCCATAACTATGAAATCCGCTACTGGATGGCTATGAGCGGGATTGATCCGGATGCCGATACCACCTTGAAAGTTGTTCCGCCGCCTCAGATGGTAGCAAACCTCCAAGCCGGAAATATCGACGGATATTGTGTCGGTGAACCGTGGAATGAACGGGCGGTTATGGCAAATCTCGGGTCTTCTTTGGTAACCAACTATGACATTTGGAATAACAAACCCGAAAAAGTTTTGATGTCGACCAAATCGTTTGCCGACAAAAATCCGGAAACTACCCAAGCCGTCATGCAGTCGATCATCGAGGCGCAAAAATGGCTCGATGCTTCATGGGATAACCGAAAAGAGGCTTCCGCCATCCTCTCTAAAAAAGAGTACGTCAATGCACCCAAAGACATTATCGACAACTCCATGACCGGAACATTTCAGTTCCTAAAAGGCAAACCAAGCGAACCGAATCCGATGTTTAACGTCTTTGCCAACGATTATGCGGCATATCCGTTCTACAGCCATGGAATGTGGTATTTGACCCAAATGATCCGCTGGGGACAAATCGATAAGCCAATCGATATGAAAAAAACAGTCGAAGCGGTTTACCGTCCCGATTTGTTTGCCAAAGCGGCAAAAAGCGTTGGATATTCTCTGCCGGCTTCTCCGTGGAAAATCGACGGTAAAGACCAATATAACAAGTTCATTGACGGCAAAGTGTTTGACCCCAATCATGCCGTGGATTATATCTATGACACCAAAGTCAATCATGCCAAAGTTTCCAAAACCGCTTTAGCCAAAGCCAATACGTGGAAAGTCAAAACACTCCAGCCTGCATACGTATGCCCATACGGTCCGGCAGGATGTGCCAATCCTAAATACATCAAATAA
- a CDS encoding EAL domain-containing protein gives MGISLYRKKGWSAGIFIFLISAFVSIAIIWKIEDTRFQQKRAITKEVAIAKANQFEKTIERRLALTYPFAAMIQQMGSVPNFKLICEELIVNYPLISEIALAPNGVISQVAPLSGNEKAIGFNLLTDPIQKNEALLALKTRKITLAGPLNLVQGGKGLVGRLPVYTGEEKKFWGFVIIVIRFPEILEFTVLNKEGYDYVLTRIHPQTRLPQVIAQSKTGTLDQPIETTIHVPNAQWKLAITPTNGWYNKWIISIEAALGIFISLLFGYIAKQYTELKSYRHYLEQRVKERTFEIAKTKNELHTLLNTIPDLIWLKDINGVYLLCNPMFERFFGAKEDEIVGKSDYDFVNAELADFFREKDRLAMEKNGLSINEEWVTFADDGHRALLETIKTPMRDETGTLLGILGIARDITVHYNHEMRNQQLSNLYGALSHCNKTIVRAETPEELFIEVCKGIVSDNGIVMAWIALIDSSGEYVRVAASYGDTHHYLEGIEISILADIPSGKGPTGTAIRENRPYWCQDFLNDPVTEPWHERGANAGWKGSAALPIHLNGKVIGAFTVYADKPDAFDQSSQELLTEMAMDISFAMENFDRETKRKKANADLLKTEKLLEEMSSAAHIGGWKINLKNGLGIWTKEASLIYDLEPSDEVTLATGLSIFHGPWREKAQTALDTIIRDGVSRELELQMTTQKGNQKWVRMIASAIRESGEITQIQGSVQDITAQKLAEEKVQWLAHYDSLTELPNRTLLNDRVKYAISIAYRAQEPVALLFLDLDHFKNINDSLGHSIGDDLLIQVSKRIQSIVRDEDTLSRQGGDEFVILLPGTDADGAAHVAEKIIDVISEPYYIQQHELTITPSIGIALYPIDGKNAELLFQSADAAMYRAKHDGRNCYRFVTPEIQARSTRNLELENALRNAVKRDELELYYQPQISIETGGIVGAEALLRWNHPIFGMISPVEFIPIAEESGQIVTIGEWVLRRALGQLKSWISEGIEPFLMAVNLSAIQFRHPQLVSLILSILDELQLPTHYLELELTEGIAMENPLHAIELMKELDSHGIRMSIDDFGTGYSSLNYLKKFRVYKLKIDQSFIHDITENSEDKSIVQTIINMANSLNMITIAEGVETAEQLSLLRENGCKEVQGYYFSKPLPAQEFKAYVLNPTLP, from the coding sequence ATGGGGATTTCTTTATATCGGAAAAAAGGGTGGAGTGCAGGGATATTTATATTCCTCATTAGCGCCTTTGTATCGATAGCAATAATTTGGAAAATTGAAGATACCCGTTTTCAACAAAAGCGGGCCATTACAAAAGAAGTAGCCATTGCAAAAGCGAATCAGTTTGAAAAAACAATCGAGCGCAGACTCGCATTGACGTACCCTTTTGCCGCCATGATCCAACAAATGGGGAGTGTTCCGAATTTCAAATTGATTTGTGAAGAGTTGATCGTCAATTATCCTCTGATCTCTGAAATCGCGCTTGCACCGAATGGAGTCATTTCACAAGTCGCACCTCTTTCAGGGAATGAAAAAGCGATAGGTTTTAATCTGTTAACTGACCCCATACAGAAAAATGAGGCTCTCCTCGCACTAAAAACCAGAAAGATAACATTGGCCGGACCTCTCAATCTTGTGCAAGGGGGAAAAGGACTTGTCGGCAGACTTCCCGTTTATACCGGCGAAGAAAAAAAGTTTTGGGGCTTTGTCATTATCGTTATCCGTTTCCCGGAAATTCTTGAATTTACCGTTTTGAACAAAGAGGGGTATGACTACGTGCTCACCCGAATTCATCCGCAAACACGGCTGCCTCAAGTTATTGCCCAATCCAAAACTGGAACATTGGACCAGCCGATTGAAACCACCATCCATGTCCCGAATGCCCAATGGAAGCTTGCTATCACCCCTACAAACGGATGGTACAATAAATGGATTATTTCCATTGAAGCCGCATTAGGAATTTTCATCTCTCTGCTCTTCGGATACATTGCCAAACAATACACTGAACTGAAAAGTTACCGACATTATCTCGAACAGAGGGTCAAAGAACGTACCTTTGAAATTGCAAAAACCAAAAATGAACTCCATACGCTTCTCAATACCATCCCCGATCTTATATGGCTAAAAGATATCAATGGCGTCTACTTACTCTGCAATCCTATGTTTGAACGCTTTTTCGGGGCAAAAGAGGATGAGATCGTCGGCAAAAGCGATTACGATTTCGTCAATGCGGAGCTGGCAGATTTCTTCCGTGAAAAAGACCGTTTGGCAATGGAAAAAAATGGTCTGAGTATCAATGAAGAGTGGGTAACCTTTGCCGACGACGGCCATCGTGCACTGCTCGAAACAATCAAAACTCCGATGCGTGACGAAACAGGAACGCTCCTCGGAATTCTGGGAATTGCACGTGATATTACCGTCCACTATAACCATGAAATGCGTAATCAACAGCTCTCGAATCTGTATGGGGCCCTCAGCCATTGTAATAAAACAATTGTCCGTGCCGAAACTCCGGAAGAACTTTTCATAGAAGTATGTAAAGGGATCGTTTCGGATAACGGTATCGTTATGGCATGGATCGCTCTCATCGATTCAAGCGGTGAGTATGTCCGAGTAGCCGCTTCCTATGGAGATACCCATCATTATCTGGAGGGTATTGAGATATCCATTCTTGCCGATATTCCATCCGGTAAAGGGCCGACCGGGACGGCGATACGTGAAAACCGTCCCTATTGGTGTCAGGATTTTTTAAACGATCCCGTTACCGAACCGTGGCATGAACGTGGTGCCAATGCAGGATGGAAGGGCTCTGCCGCATTGCCGATTCATCTGAATGGGAAAGTGATAGGGGCATTTACCGTCTATGCGGATAAACCTGATGCTTTTGATCAATCCAGTCAGGAACTGCTAACCGAGATGGCGATGGATATCAGCTTTGCGATGGAAAATTTTGATCGTGAAACAAAACGGAAAAAAGCCAATGCCGATTTACTCAAAACAGAAAAACTCCTGGAGGAGATGAGTTCCGCAGCCCATATCGGCGGATGGAAAATCAACCTTAAAAATGGACTCGGTATCTGGACAAAAGAGGCGTCTCTTATTTATGACTTAGAGCCTTCCGATGAAGTTACATTAGCGACAGGGCTGAGTATTTTTCATGGACCATGGCGAGAAAAAGCACAGACGGCTCTGGATACAATCATTCGTGATGGAGTTTCACGCGAGCTGGAACTCCAAATGACGACCCAAAAAGGGAACCAAAAATGGGTTAGAATGATCGCATCAGCGATCCGGGAAAGTGGAGAAATCACCCAGATTCAAGGTTCTGTCCAAGACATTACAGCCCAAAAATTGGCTGAAGAGAAAGTGCAATGGCTGGCCCATTATGATTCCCTCACCGAACTGCCGAACCGTACTCTCCTCAATGATCGAGTGAAATATGCCATCAGTATTGCTTACCGTGCACAGGAACCTGTAGCCCTGCTCTTTTTGGATCTGGATCATTTTAAAAACATCAACGATTCTCTGGGGCATTCTATCGGTGATGATTTACTCATCCAAGTCTCAAAACGTATACAGTCCATTGTGCGTGATGAAGACACCTTGTCCCGACAAGGAGGAGATGAATTTGTCATCCTCCTCCCGGGTACCGATGCTGACGGAGCGGCCCACGTTGCTGAAAAAATTATCGATGTCATATCAGAACCGTATTATATTCAGCAGCATGAACTTACCATTACCCCCTCTATCGGGATTGCGCTCTACCCAATCGACGGAAAGAATGCAGAATTACTGTTCCAATCTGCCGATGCCGCAATGTATCGGGCCAAACACGATGGACGAAATTGCTATCGGTTCGTCACACCTGAAATCCAGGCACGTTCTACTCGCAATCTTGAACTCGAAAATGCCCTTCGCAATGCTGTTAAACGAGATGAGCTGGAACTCTATTATCAGCCTCAAATATCGATTGAGACAGGGGGAATTGTCGGGGCAGAAGCTCTTTTACGATGGAATCATCCGATATTTGGAATGATCTCACCCGTAGAATTCATACCGATTGCCGAAGAGAGCGGACAAATCGTCACGATCGGAGAATGGGTTCTTCGTCGTGCACTCGGACAATTAAAATCGTGGATTTCTGAGGGAATAGAGCCCTTTCTAATGGCCGTCAATCTCTCCGCTATCCAGTTCCGTCATCCCCAACTCGTTTCATTGATCTTAAGTATCCTCGATGAGCTTCAGCTGCCGACACACTATCTGGAACTCGAATTGACAGAAGGAATCGCAATGGAGAATCCGCTTCATGCTATCGAGTTGATGAAGGAGCTTGACAGTCATGGAATACGGATGTCGATCGATGATTTCGGAACCGGGTACTCTTCACTCAACTACCTCAAAAAATTCCGGGTCTATAAACTCAAAATCGATCAATCTTTCATCCATGACATAACTGAAAATTCAGAAGATAAAAGCATTGTACAAACGATCATCAATATGGCGAATAGTCTCAATATGATTACGATTGCAGAGGGAGTCGAAACCGCTGAACAGCTTTCACTGCTGCGTGAAAACGGTTGTAAAGAAGTGCAGGGATATTATTTTAGCAAACCGCTCCCCGCACAGGAATTTAAAGCATATGTATTAAATCCGACGCTGCCGTAA
- a CDS encoding bifunctional protein-serine/threonine kinase/phosphatase: MLQLQSSEHILPKDGSTGDDACAYTIIDNSVLVSVLCDGVGSAKRGGTAARQTVKFFIDQFKSRPKAWDIPKIMEVFTRHINGLLFKESIAQYGQIELLTTLCLAVIEGETLYTLNLGDSRIYLLKPEGDFQRLSTDHTMDDEYMSHVLTQACGLSENIDLHVVSTPVAIGDTLVLCSDGVYNLIDEKSFSDLVHQGLGAGTIINHASQNGKLHDRDDMSLQIFRIEGLDPLHAIKNIPLLIPESLYEGDVIDGYTLLSPMMEHRRIWKVSKDGQLFVMKFPMRTDDEQALDEFVREAWTAKQISHKAFGHAWVPNERSMRYYMMDLVEGINLNDYVKNRPLSVDNAIELGKFLHRAEAHLLHLGLVHGDIKPENILVNTKEGESGVTFKMVDFGSIVEIFSTNSRAGTPSYLAPERFSGSIINESTEIFSIGVTLYWALTGKLPYGEIEPFQTPTFKTAKRPVKLNSNIPLWLDSIIMRSIAITPDQRYGHYSEFFYELKAPEKVKPFFSKETPLIERSPVLFYKIGFFILLALEIATFILYVSK; the protein is encoded by the coding sequence ATGCTGCAACTGCAATCAAGTGAACATATTCTTCCGAAAGACGGTTCCACCGGGGATGACGCATGTGCCTATACCATCATCGATAATTCGGTTTTAGTATCGGTACTGTGCGACGGTGTAGGCAGTGCCAAACGCGGCGGTACTGCAGCAAGACAGACCGTAAAATTTTTCATTGATCAGTTTAAGTCCCGTCCGAAAGCGTGGGATATCCCAAAAATAATGGAAGTTTTTACCCGTCACATCAACGGTCTTCTCTTCAAAGAGTCGATTGCACAATACGGACAAATCGAGTTATTGACGACCCTTTGCCTCGCTGTAATCGAAGGTGAGACGCTTTATACTCTCAACCTCGGAGATTCCCGAATCTATCTCTTGAAACCCGAGGGAGATTTTCAACGTCTCAGCACCGATCATACGATGGATGATGAGTATATGTCTCATGTCCTGACCCAAGCCTGCGGTCTGAGTGAAAACATCGACTTGCACGTCGTATCTACCCCTGTAGCCATTGGAGATACACTGGTTCTATGCAGTGACGGTGTCTACAATCTGATCGATGAAAAGAGTTTCAGTGATCTGGTACACCAAGGTCTGGGTGCCGGTACCATTATCAATCATGCTTCACAAAACGGTAAACTGCACGATCGGGATGATATGAGTCTGCAGATTTTTCGGATCGAAGGGCTCGATCCGCTGCACGCCATTAAAAACATCCCTTTGCTGATTCCGGAATCACTCTATGAGGGTGACGTTATCGACGGTTATACGCTCCTCTCACCCATGATGGAGCACCGACGTATCTGGAAAGTGTCAAAAGATGGACAGCTCTTTGTGATGAAATTTCCGATGCGTACCGACGATGAGCAGGCATTGGACGAATTCGTACGTGAAGCGTGGACGGCAAAACAAATCTCACATAAAGCGTTCGGTCATGCATGGGTTCCTAATGAACGCAGCATGCGCTATTACATGATGGATCTCGTGGAGGGGATCAATTTAAACGATTACGTCAAAAATCGCCCTCTTTCGGTCGATAATGCGATTGAATTAGGAAAATTTCTCCACCGTGCCGAAGCCCATTTACTCCATTTAGGTCTGGTTCACGGAGATATTAAACCTGAAAATATCCTCGTAAACACAAAAGAGGGTGAATCGGGAGTCACTTTTAAAATGGTCGATTTCGGATCAATCGTCGAGATCTTTTCGACCAATTCCCGTGCCGGTACTCCCTCCTATTTGGCTCCGGAACGCTTTAGCGGAAGCATCATCAACGAATCGACCGAAATCTTTTCGATCGGAGTCACCCTCTACTGGGCGCTCACGGGCAAACTGCCCTACGGTGAAATCGAACCGTTTCAAACCCCGACGTTTAAAACCGCCAAACGCCCGGTCAAACTCAATAGTAATATTCCACTTTGGCTCGACTCCATCATTATGCGCTCTATTGCCATCACACCCGATCAGCGCTATGGACATTATTCCGAGTTTTTTTACGAGCTGAAGGCACCTGAAAAAGTCAAACCCTTCTTTAGCAAAGAGACACCTCTCATCGAACGCTCTCCTGTCTTGTTTTATAAAATCGGATTTTTTATCCTCCTTGCATTGGAAATAGCCACATTCATACTGTATGTATCTAAATAA